From the genome of Oligoflexus sp.:
ATCAAATCCACCTCGCTGATCTTCATCGGAACCCTGGTCGCCACCTCGGCCATACTCTACTGGACGGCGGTGATCTTCGCGGAAACCTTCATGCAGAATCGTCAGCTGCTGAAGCATGTCGAGCAGGTCAACCAGAACCTCGAAAAAACGGTCGCGATTCGAACCCATGACCTTTATGAGAAAAAACAGAACCTCAGTCTGATCCTTCAGAGTCTGCCCGAAGGCATCATGACTTTTGATTCGAGCTTCCGCATCCTGCCGGAATACTCCATCGCTTTGGAACGCATCCTCGAAACGCAGCATATCGAAGGTCGCGACGTCTTCCAGCTTCTTTTCGCCCATTCGTCGGTGGCGATGGATGTTCAATCGCAGATGCGCAGCGCCCTGGACTTCAGTTTTGGCGACAGTGACCTTAACTTCGAGGCGAACAAGGATCTTTTGGTCTCGGAATTCCAGACTTCCATTCGTGGCGAGATCAAAGTGCTGGCCCTCGGCTGGAGCGCGGTGATGGCCGAAAACAATTCCGTGGCCAAAGTTCTGCTGACCGTCAGTGATGTGACCCAGGTGAAACGCCTGGAACGCGAATCGCAGATGGCCAAGCTGCGCACCAAGATCATCGAAGCTGTGATGAATGGTTCGGTGACACGTATCCAGGACTTTGTGGTCGGGGCCCAGGCGGCCTTAAGGCCTTTCGTGGACGCGATGAAGGTCGGTCAGTTGACCGATGACCAGGCGACCGATCTTTATCGAGAAGTGCACACCATCAAAGGCAATGCCCGCACCTTCGATCTGCTTGATCTTGCCGAAAACGCCCATCGCGTGGAATCCGAATTCGCGGAATTGAAACGGCGCTCCGGTCAGATGGAAAGCGAGCAGGTCATCTACATTCTGCAGGATCTTTTGGATGATCTGGAGCATATTGAAAGCATCAAGCTCGATATCCTGGCGCGACTGAGCCGTTCGGAAAATCCTGACAAGCAGGATGTTCATCCCCGGCTCTGGCGCATGTTCAAAAGCCGTTGGCAGCATATCACGCCCGAGCATGCCGCGCAGGAACTTCCGGATCTGCAGCACGATATCCTGATGATGAGCTATCGCCAGGCCCAGCCTTATTTCGCGGGTCTTGCGGATGCCTTTGATGAAATCGCGGCGAGTCTGAATAAGCCCACTCCGACCATCACGTTGAATATCCCGGACGACCTGTTCATGGATCCGGCGCTTGCGAAGGCCTTGAATGATATGCTCGTGCACATGATCCGCAACAGCCTTGATCACGGGATTGAAACGCCCGAGGCGCGACGTCTGGTGAATAAACCCGATCAGGGTCGTGTGACCATCTCCTTCCGGCCGCAGGGCCGTGGCTTTATCCTCGATTACGCGGATGACGGTCGGGGACTGAATCTGGAAAAAATCCGCAGCCGCGCCCTGCAGCTGAATTTGCGAGAAGCCCAGGCGACTGATCCTGAGCAGTTGGTGCAAAGCATCTTCGCACACGGCTTCAGTACTGCGGATCGCGTGACGGACGTTTCCGGTCGCGGCGTCGGCATGGAAGTGGTGGCGAAAGAGTTACGTGTCTGGAAAGCCCGTCTGCGCTGGAATCAGCTGGCTCAGGTCACTCCTGAATCGCAGCTGTTGCCGTTCGACGTCAGTATCCTCTTTCCCTCAGGATCCATACTGGCCATCAACTCCACGCCTGAAATCAGGATTGCTCTCTAATCGCGACAGTTTGATCTTGTCCTTGACTTTCCTT
Proteins encoded in this window:
- a CDS encoding Hpt domain-containing protein, whose translation is MKSLKRPLDLRGRWLFTKMDLPENKNPETDTSSWVTVEAPGPWSKAYNDGEYFEIGWYRGNFQFHPRLVGKKAVFYVDAYMSRLQIFLDGQEIMSREGQHTHERYYSIQPIPVVFNITKTQHVITMRIDTRLMVGVYQLPFQLRAYRDFDPVITFYQMFGGEIRNIAAYILLMFGLFFLAVYARTHYTLYLVAGLTGIGIFPFYAFPHDNLIRLINPEKLWVLHYIGISCMACGHVTYSQYFWKPTPRINRVNFVVVAALAGLFVAMSFRFNMHVFQIIRKVTFLYSLAMAVHLVWNCYNGFLKNKRLWVLFVGESFFFLCSLHDILLALGIIKSTSLIFIGTLVATSAILYWTAVIFAETFMQNRQLLKHVEQVNQNLEKTVAIRTHDLYEKKQNLSLILQSLPEGIMTFDSSFRILPEYSIALERILETQHIEGRDVFQLLFAHSSVAMDVQSQMRSALDFSFGDSDLNFEANKDLLVSEFQTSIRGEIKVLALGWSAVMAENNSVAKVLLTVSDVTQVKRLERESQMAKLRTKIIEAVMNGSVTRIQDFVVGAQAALRPFVDAMKVGQLTDDQATDLYREVHTIKGNARTFDLLDLAENAHRVESEFAELKRRSGQMESEQVIYILQDLLDDLEHIESIKLDILARLSRSENPDKQDVHPRLWRMFKSRWQHITPEHAAQELPDLQHDILMMSYRQAQPYFAGLADAFDEIAASLNKPTPTITLNIPDDLFMDPALAKALNDMLVHMIRNSLDHGIETPEARRLVNKPDQGRVTISFRPQGRGFILDYADDGRGLNLEKIRSRALQLNLREAQATDPEQLVQSIFAHGFSTADRVTDVSGRGVGMEVVAKELRVWKARLRWNQLAQVTPESQLLPFDVSILFPSGSILAINSTPEIRIAL